The following proteins are encoded in a genomic region of Halalkalicoccus subterraneus:
- a CDS encoding COX15/CtaA family protein: MSQARLRWHDLRATISKPPVRYRHIAGFTVLLTYIVMLLGAYTSAIGAGLSCPDWPTCYGTWVPFLQPDIIANSPYSALQIFAEWAHRGLAMTAGILIAGTTLGAWVTHRNTPVVKWSATAALVFLPLQVILGGLTVTEDLQPIIVTTHLGVAILILLCLLTTCLVAYLLR, translated from the coding sequence ATGTCTCAAGCCCGACTCCGCTGGCACGACTTGCGAGCCACGATTTCAAAGCCTCCGGTCAGGTATAGGCATATCGCCGGTTTCACGGTACTTCTGACGTACATTGTGATGCTTCTCGGAGCCTATACCAGTGCGATCGGTGCTGGACTTTCCTGTCCGGATTGGCCGACCTGCTACGGGACGTGGGTTCCGTTCCTCCAGCCCGATATCATTGCTAACTCGCCATACTCTGCACTCCAAATTTTCGCAGAGTGGGCTCATCGCGGACTGGCGATGACGGCCGGGATTCTGATCGCCGGCACGACCCTCGGAGCGTGGGTAACACACCGTAATACCCCGGTTGTCAAATGGTCAGCCACGGCCGCTCTCGTCTTCCTTCCGTTACAGGTTATCCTCGGAGGACTGACCGTCACGGAAGATCTCCAACCGATCATCGTGACGACCCATCTCGGCGTGGCAATTCTCATTCTACTCTGTCTCCTGACGACCTGCCTTGTCGCATATCTCCTCCGCTGA
- a CDS encoding transcription initiation factor IIB, which yields MMFQEHTQERSIDERDREEKFTNDNTCPECQGHITRNSDSGEATCESCGLVFENDPIDHGPEWRAFTSDERDKKSRVGAPTTQLMHDKGLSTTIGWQDKDAYGQAISGRKRAQLQRLRTWDERLRTKDAHERNLKQALGEISRMASALGLPESVRETAGVLYRRAVEKNLLPGRSIEGMSTASLYAAARQHGMPRPLTEFADVSRVEKIRIQRAYQYLSRELGLEIKPEDPRQYLPQFASSLDVSDEAQRRSRELLEVATDNAVHSGKSPAGLAAAALYAATHLTNEQLTQETVSEVAHVSRITIRNRYQELLEVYAQHD from the coding sequence ATGATGTTTCAAGAACATACCCAGGAACGGTCGATAGATGAAAGAGATCGTGAAGAGAAGTTTACCAACGACAACACCTGTCCCGAGTGTCAGGGTCATATTACCCGGAACAGCGACAGCGGTGAGGCGACCTGCGAAAGCTGTGGGTTGGTTTTTGAAAACGACCCAATCGACCACGGCCCGGAGTGGCGTGCATTCACGTCGGACGAACGCGATAAAAAGAGTCGGGTCGGTGCTCCGACGACGCAGCTGATGCACGATAAGGGCCTGAGTACGACTATCGGCTGGCAGGATAAGGATGCCTACGGACAGGCTATCTCCGGTCGCAAACGCGCTCAATTACAGCGTCTCCGGACGTGGGACGAGCGGCTCCGGACGAAGGATGCCCACGAGCGGAATCTCAAGCAAGCGCTCGGGGAGATCAGCCGCATGGCTTCCGCTCTGGGACTTCCGGAATCGGTTCGAGAAACTGCAGGCGTCCTGTACCGGCGTGCTGTAGAGAAGAATCTCCTCCCCGGTCGCTCAATCGAGGGTATGTCGACGGCGTCGTTGTACGCGGCTGCCCGACAGCACGGAATGCCACGGCCGCTGACTGAGTTCGCCGATGTCAGCCGTGTCGAGAAAATCCGGATCCAGCGAGCGTACCAATATCTGTCCCGAGAACTTGGGCTGGAGATCAAGCCGGAGGATCCCCGGCAATATCTCCCACAATTCGCGTCATCGCTTGATGTGAGCGACGAAGCACAACGGCGCTCTCGAGAACTGCTTGAGGTAGCTACAGATAATGCCGTCCACAGTGGGAAGAGTCCAGCCGGGTTAGCGGCCGCCGCTCTGTATGCTGCGACCCACCTCACGAATGAGCAGCTCACACAGGAGACAGTGAGTGAGGTCGCCCACGTCAGTCGAATCACGATCCGAAATCGATACCAAGAGCTTCTCGAGGTGTACGCGCAGCATGACTGA
- a CDS encoding transcriptional regulator — protein sequence MSEFSIQTEIEVLEVLVDESPCHVIEITNAVDGHPITIDQTCSHLHSEGCIVPVGRGLYEITDAGEQRLEIQHDS from the coding sequence ATGAGCGAGTTCTCAATACAGACCGAGATCGAAGTATTGGAGGTGCTCGTTGACGAGTCACCTTGCCATGTGATAGAGATCACTAACGCCGTCGATGGACACCCGATCACCATTGACCAAACGTGTTCTCACCTCCATAGTGAGGGCTGTATTGTTCCAGTGGGTAGAGGTCTCTACGAGATCACAGACGCAGGCGAACAACGACTCGAAATTCAGCACGATTCATAA
- a CDS encoding winged helix-turn-helix domain-containing protein: MGDNSVSSEDTLEVQDVLDALDDPACRAILRETIEPMTANELLDACDIPKSTLYRKLELLSSATLVREQETINPGGGRVTYYERSFEDVTISMDDTGTFSVSVDRPPQSTDERLADIWSMMGDEV; encoded by the coding sequence ATGGGAGATAATTCAGTGTCGTCCGAGGACACTTTGGAGGTACAGGATGTCCTTGATGCGCTGGATGATCCCGCGTGTCGGGCTATTCTCCGAGAAACTATCGAACCAATGACTGCGAACGAACTCCTCGACGCATGTGACATCCCCAAGTCGACGCTGTATCGAAAATTAGAACTCCTCAGTTCCGCTACCCTCGTTCGAGAACAGGAGACGATCAACCCCGGAGGTGGACGGGTTACCTACTACGAGCGATCGTTCGAGGACGTCACAATCTCTATGGACGACACAGGTACGTTTTCGGTGAGTGTTGATCGGCCGCCGCAATCGACCGATGAACGGCTTGCCGATATCTGGTCGATGATGGGGGATGAAGTATGA
- a CDS encoding DUF7521 family protein, with the protein MNGVITAIAVVKFVILLLGGGITHIAFKAYRRTGEDSLHVLGVGFGIITLGAILTGVANQFFSVGLALGVLINSLFVALGLAVIMYSLYIQK; encoded by the coding sequence ATGAACGGCGTCATCACGGCGATTGCAGTCGTCAAGTTTGTAATCCTGCTTCTCGGTGGCGGGATTACCCATATTGCATTTAAAGCCTATCGACGTACGGGTGAGGACTCGCTACACGTCCTTGGTGTCGGGTTCGGTATCATCACACTCGGAGCAATTCTGACTGGCGTGGCCAATCAGTTCTTTTCTGTCGGATTGGCACTTGGCGTGCTCATCAACAGTCTATTCGTCGCCCTTGGCCTCGCGGTCATCATGTACTCGCTGTATATCCAGAAATGA
- a CDS encoding heavy-metal-associated domain-containing protein, producing MTSSQRDPDTSGQDSRSYDHHHDEHQNEGSSSISLDQGNVARFTVSEMDCPSCAGKVKNSVQKLDGINDVEPQVTSGVLTVSYEDNLTTQAEITLPRLH from the coding sequence ATGACTTCGTCTCAGCGGGATCCAGACACCTCTGGTCAGGACTCCCGCTCATACGATCACCACCACGACGAGCATCAGAATGAAGGATCTAGTAGCATATCACTAGATCAAGGCAACGTTGCCCGGTTTACCGTCTCCGAAATGGACTGTCCGTCCTGTGCCGGCAAAGTCAAGAACAGTGTCCAGAAGCTCGACGGTATCAATGACGTCGAGCCACAGGTGACTTCTGGAGTGCTAACCGTCTCATACGAAGACAATCTGACGACACAAGCCGAAATTACTCTACCTCGTTTACATTAG
- a CDS encoding helix-turn-helix domain-containing protein: MRELVFALEYDAERNTLADTLVDFPDALVRSLSLHATADSLWRVDHATGSPTALSAIEDAFLASDYYADCLATEPCGADSETQILDRTDDTVVLYTCWQRTSICTSIPHLALEYLGDGLLFETRHKQRRHTWRIIHSEDADIHGFFDALRGELAPDIDMDIVRLTGLSSSPASNSTTDEGILSREQHEALTAAVEHGYYEAPREIDLGELAEKLDVPRSTLTYRVRRAEAQIAKQFLENGSVADPLSTA; encoded by the coding sequence ATGAGAGAACTCGTTTTCGCCCTCGAGTACGACGCTGAGAGAAACACGCTTGCGGATACGCTTGTCGACTTCCCTGACGCTTTGGTGAGGTCGTTATCGCTTCATGCGACAGCGGATAGCCTCTGGCGTGTTGATCACGCAACTGGCTCACCGACGGCTCTCTCTGCAATCGAAGATGCATTTCTTGCGTCCGACTATTATGCAGACTGTCTCGCCACAGAACCATGTGGTGCAGATTCCGAAACGCAAATCCTTGATCGAACAGATGATACAGTAGTCCTCTATACGTGCTGGCAACGCACGTCAATCTGCACGTCCATCCCTCATCTCGCACTTGAGTATCTCGGTGACGGATTATTATTCGAAACGCGGCACAAACAGCGCCGTCACACATGGCGAATCATCCATTCGGAAGACGCTGACATTCACGGCTTCTTCGATGCATTACGTGGAGAACTCGCTCCAGATATCGACATGGATATCGTTCGACTCACGGGCCTTTCCTCATCACCGGCGAGTAACTCCACCACTGACGAAGGGATTTTGTCCCGTGAGCAGCATGAGGCACTGACCGCTGCTGTCGAACACGGGTATTACGAGGCGCCTCGAGAAATCGATCTTGGAGAGCTCGCTGAGAAACTCGATGTGCCCCGTTCAACACTCACGTATCGGGTGCGGCGTGCTGAGGCACAGATCGCAAAGCAGTTTCTCGAAAACGGATCAGTAGCAGATCCGCTCTCCACTGCGTAA
- a CDS encoding heavy metal translocating P-type ATPase gives MSNSDDEEGSHAQWSGPWYLFPPIRNALIAAVIAILTFGLSLFDFLPLLVENSLYAVAMLLGGFHWLQEGFEELIDEYEIGIEILMLAAAGGAVALGLWEEAAFLVILYGAAEGVEEYTFARTRASIRSLLDLAPEEARLITNGSTQMIPARELDIGDLFRVKPGESIPTDGQIVDGRSTVDQAAVTGESAAVDKQEGDQVFAGTVNQEGVLDIEATTPFEDNTLSKMIHLVEEAQEEKGKSQLFIEKFGGVYSPIVLLVALGLMIAPFVVGLQSVWARRAIVLLVAAAPCALVMSTPIAIASGIGRAGREGVLVKGGIHLENLGKIEAIAFDKTGTLTRGEPVVTDVVAFEGTEDDVLRQAASVEQYSEHHLGEAIMNAAAERGLEQTEVSEFSSITGYGAQAQLMEETVYVGKPGLFDRFDLDIEEIQEAENLQSEGKTVVLVGTPNRIIGVIALRDEPRPEAKDVIDDLHEMDVDVLMLTGDNEETAQAIAAELGIDDVRADLKPEEKVEAVKELTAKYEAVAMVGDGINDAPALAQATVGIAMGTAGTDAAIEAADIALMADDITKVTYALQLGKRAQEISRENIVFSLLVLAALIPAALLGVIGIAIAVVAHEGSELLAIGNGLRVRRG, from the coding sequence ATGAGCAATTCAGATGACGAGGAAGGTAGCCATGCGCAGTGGAGTGGGCCGTGGTATCTCTTTCCTCCAATTCGGAATGCACTTATCGCAGCTGTTATAGCAATCCTCACATTCGGTCTCAGTCTCTTCGATTTCCTTCCGCTGCTGGTTGAGAATAGTCTATACGCGGTAGCAATGCTACTCGGGGGATTCCACTGGCTACAAGAAGGATTTGAGGAATTGATTGACGAGTATGAAATCGGTATTGAGATTCTGATGTTAGCTGCGGCAGGTGGGGCGGTAGCTCTCGGATTGTGGGAGGAAGCCGCGTTCCTTGTCATTCTCTACGGCGCTGCAGAAGGTGTTGAGGAATACACGTTCGCACGGACCCGTGCCTCGATCCGAAGTCTGCTCGATCTCGCCCCCGAAGAGGCGCGACTCATCACGAACGGGAGCACGCAGATGATCCCAGCACGGGAGCTCGACATCGGGGATCTGTTTCGTGTCAAACCTGGCGAATCCATCCCGACTGACGGGCAGATCGTCGATGGCCGCTCCACGGTCGATCAGGCGGCGGTCACCGGCGAATCCGCCGCTGTTGATAAACAAGAGGGGGATCAGGTATTTGCCGGGACGGTTAATCAGGAAGGGGTCCTCGATATTGAAGCGACGACACCCTTCGAGGATAACACCCTCTCGAAGATGATCCATCTCGTTGAGGAGGCACAGGAAGAAAAAGGGAAATCGCAGTTGTTCATCGAGAAGTTCGGCGGCGTCTACTCACCGATTGTACTTCTAGTTGCCCTCGGACTCATGATAGCGCCCTTCGTTGTTGGTCTCCAGTCCGTCTGGGCGAGACGCGCTATCGTTCTGCTCGTCGCAGCTGCACCCTGTGCCTTGGTTATGTCCACGCCGATTGCGATTGCGTCCGGTATCGGGCGAGCAGGTCGAGAAGGCGTGCTCGTCAAGGGTGGTATCCATCTCGAAAACCTCGGGAAAATCGAAGCTATTGCCTTCGATAAAACGGGGACTCTCACTCGAGGCGAGCCAGTAGTCACGGATGTCGTTGCGTTTGAGGGAACCGAAGACGACGTTCTCAGGCAAGCAGCAAGTGTCGAACAATACTCTGAGCATCATCTCGGCGAAGCAATCATGAACGCCGCGGCTGAGCGCGGGCTTGAACAGACCGAGGTATCTGAGTTTAGTTCAATCACCGGGTACGGGGCACAAGCCCAGCTCATGGAGGAAACCGTCTACGTTGGAAAGCCAGGGCTGTTCGACCGGTTCGACCTCGACATAGAGGAGATTCAGGAAGCCGAAAACCTTCAAAGCGAAGGGAAGACTGTCGTCCTTGTTGGAACGCCGAATCGAATTATCGGGGTGATTGCGCTCCGGGATGAGCCACGGCCAGAAGCAAAGGACGTCATCGATGACCTTCATGAGATGGATGTTGATGTTCTTATGCTTACTGGCGATAACGAGGAAACGGCGCAGGCAATCGCAGCAGAACTCGGGATTGACGATGTCCGGGCGGATCTAAAACCGGAAGAGAAGGTCGAAGCTGTCAAAGAACTCACTGCGAAATACGAAGCGGTCGCGATGGTCGGCGACGGGATCAACGACGCACCAGCGCTGGCCCAAGCGACCGTTGGGATCGCTATGGGGACCGCAGGAACAGATGCAGCGATTGAGGCTGCCGACATTGCATTGATGGCTGACGACATCACGAAGGTCACGTACGCACTTCAACTCGGGAAGCGAGCACAGGAGATTAGTCGCGAGAACATCGTGTTTTCCTTGCTCGTGTTAGCCGCGCTCATTCCCGCTGCGCTGCTCGGTGTAATCGGGATCGCCATCGCAGTCGTCGCGCACGAGGGCTCTGAACTGCTGGCGATTGGGAACGGTCTTCGGGTGAGACGAGGGTGA
- a CDS encoding type IV secretion system DNA-binding domain-containing protein, translating into MTESVLKLLYDVRTARKHAPSAILKRQCDRLAEMVAFARANSPYYRELYRGFAESGEFSIREYMQDPDGRVLGYPTRQSGTIAPVFRYLIDQAIMHGMDDPDRSAYYLLDEIEHLDATIKRLGELINVGRGNQCQAILSLQSVAQLEDTYGKERAHALLSGMVTVIGLRVADEESVDFLRETVGTSFEQYTRNSGDSRTPNESEEKEEYCFAKGDLRNFDPGEAVICRQGKGWVHGRIKMLEE; encoded by the coding sequence ATGACTGAGAGCGTCCTCAAATTGCTGTACGACGTGCGCACGGCCAGAAAACACGCCCCCAGTGCAATTTTAAAGCGGCAATGCGACCGTCTCGCCGAGATGGTGGCGTTCGCGCGAGCTAACTCACCCTACTATCGTGAGCTGTATCGGGGCTTTGCCGAATCGGGCGAGTTCTCGATTCGAGAGTACATGCAGGATCCAGACGGCCGCGTGCTCGGTTACCCGACGCGACAGTCGGGGACGATCGCGCCCGTGTTCCGCTACCTAATCGACCAAGCGATCATGCACGGGATGGACGACCCCGACCGGTCGGCGTACTACCTCCTCGACGAGATCGAGCACTTGGACGCGACGATCAAGCGCCTCGGCGAGCTGATCAACGTCGGCCGGGGCAATCAGTGTCAAGCGATTCTCTCGCTCCAGTCCGTGGCACAACTCGAGGATACATACGGGAAGGAACGCGCCCACGCGCTGCTGTCGGGCATGGTCACGGTGATCGGGCTTCGAGTGGCCGACGAGGAGAGCGTCGACTTTCTCCGCGAGACTGTCGGAACATCCTTCGAACAGTACACCCGGAATTCAGGCGACAGTCGTACGCCCAACGAGAGCGAGGAGAAAGAGGAATATTGCTTCGCGAAGGGCGACCTCCGGAACTTCGACCCTGGTGAGGCCGTGATCTGCCGCCAGGGGAAGGGCTGGGTCCACGGTCGGATCAAGATGCTCGAGGAGTAG
- a CDS encoding antitoxin VapB family protein → MGIADKQIRVSEAVKREIERRRREGESYNDVLERTFATRPSTDRDLFAGFGILSDEEADRVRENVDQSRKKSKERMRRIDIE, encoded by the coding sequence ATGGGCATTGCCGACAAACAAATTCGGGTCAGTGAAGCGGTGAAACGTGAGATCGAGCGCCGTCGACGGGAGGGGGAGAGTTACAACGACGTCCTCGAACGAACGTTTGCTACTCGCCCTTCAACTGATCGCGACCTGTTCGCTGGCTTTGGGATACTATCCGACGAGGAAGCTGACCGGGTCCGTGAGAACGTCGATCAGAGTAGAAAGAAATCGAAAGAACGCATGCGCCGCATAGACATCGAATGA
- a CDS encoding PIN domain-containing protein, whose translation MKVLDATFLIDYLSGVETTREYLQKHSEEVFIHPVPAYAEALVGVGNGPKDSNIDEVRDSLSWGEVYSVDKQTAVTAAAIADEVGPEGPYLAGMDALIAAVGRELDAPVVSADSDLTHPAMAKVIAVEEY comes from the coding sequence ATGAAGGTTCTGGACGCGACGTTTCTGATCGACTATCTCAGTGGCGTCGAAACCACCCGTGAGTACCTTCAAAAGCATAGCGAGGAGGTGTTCATCCATCCCGTCCCTGCATACGCCGAAGCGCTTGTCGGAGTCGGAAACGGCCCCAAAGACAGCAATATTGATGAAGTGCGTGACTCCTTATCGTGGGGGGAAGTATACAGCGTGGATAAGCAGACGGCAGTGACCGCGGCAGCGATCGCTGATGAAGTCGGACCAGAAGGACCGTATCTTGCAGGAATGGACGCGTTGATTGCAGCGGTTGGGCGCGAGCTTGACGCACCAGTCGTCAGCGCTGATAGTGACCTCACCCACCCCGCGATGGCCAAGGTCATCGCTGTCGAAGAATACTGA
- a CDS encoding ribbon-helix-helix protein, CopG family: MEAITIRLKESTLKSLDSEADEHRRIRGEHIREMIRARDEYEAKLAEYEDEIEKLKQENERIRREKRLILEQREENHELQRYVEDELSYREAGLGTRVKW, encoded by the coding sequence ATGGAAGCGATTACGATCCGTCTCAAGGAAAGTACCCTCAAATCGCTCGACAGTGAGGCGGACGAACACAGGCGTATACGAGGCGAGCACATCCGCGAAATGATCCGAGCACGGGACGAGTACGAGGCGAAGCTCGCCGAATACGAGGACGAGATCGAGAAACTGAAACAAGAGAACGAACGGATCCGTCGCGAGAAGCGTCTGATCCTCGAGCAGCGAGAAGAGAACCACGAACTCCAGCGCTACGTCGAAGACGAACTCAGTTACCGAGAAGCGGGACTCGGGACCCGCGTCAAATGGTAG
- a CDS encoding transposase, whose protein sequence is MSESSETPPNLAARAVEMLIERVEEQFDDGVDNLSRAITNATVPLTIGEDPYDENRGKYGFEQMIKVYLYRRVRGFSQETVTARIQRQPYLRIRFEFTDGVPRQQTLSETESERFTPETKRVLDIAAEAIAREADDRNAIVEELAPSLLESDDDADKGPSKRERKRQATHQTVRFARQTVLPHFETSRADNKEYLDEEIFDVLARMCATTGSANSEGEIGWLTDDDYTPDGKTILRAIKKFGTPKEEALQAGLDDYLTDAEELPDIAAIRDAAVTAFDLSTRNTISAINGDTPFADRETIAAIDMTYERIYVPPWEDREERIPNEAFPKMASGYLKGDNKQADDDDGSGPKEARYGFKYATITLVGDNVPIILGVEPVKECSGWESEDAVTYELAHLVDRLLTKAQEFVDIDTVLFDREFYGHAVFNTVDEHDVTYITPKKEYKQDIPYLDNLESDPEANVAVEHGVESSDGERSHELNIIYVPSRNEDGEYAMFATNQRVETDEVDSVVNKYRRRWDIEIEYKAIKDFMPRTSSMDYCVRFVNFVFATLIYNLWRLTDYLLKRKLDIPIRDDPEIGSRTFARFIGTFLRTVG, encoded by the coding sequence ATGAGTGAATCCTCTGAAACCCCTCCTAACCTCGCCGCTCGGGCCGTCGAGATGCTCATCGAGCGTGTCGAGGAACAATTCGACGACGGTGTGGACAACCTCAGTCGGGCGATCACGAACGCGACGGTCCCGCTGACGATCGGCGAGGACCCGTATGACGAGAACCGGGGCAAATACGGGTTCGAGCAGATGATCAAGGTGTACCTCTACCGCCGCGTGCGCGGCTTCTCGCAAGAAACAGTCACCGCTCGAATACAGCGACAGCCCTATCTCCGGATTCGGTTCGAGTTCACCGACGGCGTCCCACGCCAGCAGACGCTTTCGGAAACCGAAAGCGAGCGATTCACGCCCGAAACCAAGCGAGTGCTCGATATCGCTGCCGAGGCGATCGCACGCGAAGCCGACGACCGCAACGCCATCGTCGAAGAACTCGCACCCAGCCTCCTGGAGTCCGACGATGATGCCGACAAAGGGCCGTCGAAACGAGAGCGCAAGCGTCAGGCCACCCATCAGACCGTGCGGTTCGCGCGCCAGACCGTCCTTCCACACTTCGAGACGAGTCGAGCCGACAACAAGGAATATCTCGACGAAGAGATATTCGACGTGCTGGCGCGGATGTGCGCGACTACCGGCTCTGCCAACTCCGAAGGGGAGATCGGGTGGCTCACCGACGACGACTACACGCCCGACGGAAAGACCATCCTGAGAGCCATCAAAAAGTTCGGTACGCCCAAGGAAGAAGCGCTACAGGCGGGACTCGACGACTACCTGACCGACGCCGAAGAGCTGCCCGACATCGCTGCAATCCGCGATGCAGCTGTCACCGCATTCGATCTCTCGACGCGAAACACGATTTCGGCAATCAACGGCGACACGCCGTTCGCCGACCGGGAGACGATCGCCGCTATCGACATGACCTACGAGCGGATCTACGTTCCGCCATGGGAAGATCGTGAGGAAAGGATTCCGAACGAGGCGTTCCCGAAGATGGCGAGCGGATACCTGAAAGGCGACAACAAGCAGGCCGATGACGACGACGGGAGTGGTCCGAAGGAGGCTCGATACGGGTTCAAATACGCGACGATCACCCTCGTCGGCGACAACGTCCCGATCATCCTTGGCGTCGAACCCGTCAAGGAATGTTCCGGCTGGGAGTCCGAAGACGCGGTGACATACGAACTCGCCCACCTCGTTGATCGACTGCTGACGAAGGCTCAGGAGTTCGTCGATATCGATACCGTGCTGTTCGACCGCGAGTTCTACGGTCACGCCGTGTTCAACACGGTCGATGAGCACGACGTCACGTATATCACGCCGAAAAAGGAGTACAAGCAAGACATCCCATACCTCGACAATCTCGAATCGGATCCGGAAGCGAACGTCGCCGTCGAACACGGCGTGGAGTCGAGCGACGGCGAACGAAGTCACGAGCTGAACATCATCTACGTCCCGTCGCGGAACGAGGACGGGGAATACGCGATGTTCGCCACGAATCAGCGAGTCGAAACGGACGAGGTGGACAGCGTGGTGAACAAGTATCGGCGTCGGTGGGACATCGAGATCGAATACAAGGCGATCAAGGATTTCATGCCGCGAACGTCGTCGATGGACTACTGCGTCCGGTTCGTGAACTTCGTGTTCGCGACGTTGATCTACAATCTCTGGCGGCTCACCGATTACCTGCTCAAGCGGAAACTCGATATTCCGATTCGGGACGATCCCGAGATCGGTAGCCGGACGTTCGCCAGATTCATCGGGACCTTCCTGCGAACGGTCGGCTGA